A single window of Marinobacter sp. LA51 DNA harbors:
- a CDS encoding gamma-glutamyl-gamma-aminobutyrate hydrolase family protein: MSERKEMDSEIPGLTIGISGPARKGTAQRLISLGLRMHGARTHYIRPGSNTNVTLLDGLVLSGGTHVHPERYGQQPQVTAHYDQQRDATDRRLLEEAERIGIPVLGICRGAQFINVFHGGSLCQNVTPLRVNTRHRPLLLPMQTVRLVTPSRLGRLMQSSVIGANRIHSQAIKRLGKNLQVVALDNDHFVQAIENTHQQWLMGVQWHPEYLLYHSGHRRIFQEFVQAALNFKLSRLEPETEESGLELRSQEG, translated from the coding sequence ATGTCTGAGCGCAAGGAAATGGACAGCGAAATTCCAGGACTTACCATTGGCATCAGCGGCCCGGCTCGGAAAGGAACTGCCCAGCGCCTGATCAGCCTGGGTTTGCGCATGCATGGGGCCCGCACCCATTACATTCGTCCGGGCTCCAACACCAACGTAACGCTGCTGGATGGTCTGGTTCTGTCCGGCGGTACCCACGTGCATCCGGAACGCTACGGCCAGCAGCCACAGGTAACGGCCCACTACGACCAGCAGCGCGACGCCACCGACCGGCGGCTGCTGGAAGAGGCTGAACGCATTGGTATTCCGGTACTGGGCATCTGTCGCGGCGCCCAGTTTATCAACGTGTTCCACGGTGGTTCCCTATGCCAGAACGTCACTCCTCTGCGGGTAAATACGCGGCATCGACCACTGCTGTTGCCCATGCAGACGGTGCGCCTGGTTACCCCTAGCCGGCTTGGGCGCCTGATGCAGTCCTCGGTAATCGGAGCCAATCGCATCCACAGTCAGGCCATCAAACGGCTGGGCAAAAATCTCCAGGTGGTTGCCCTCGACAACGATCATTTTGTGCAGGCCATTGAAAACACCCACCAGCAGTGGCTGATGGGTGTGCAGTGGCATCCGGAGTACCTGCTTTACCACAGCGGCCATCGTCGTATTTTTCAGGAGTTTGTTCAGGCCGCCCTGAACTTCAAGCTGAGTCGCCTGGAACCGGAAACCGAAGAGTCCGGGCTCGAATTGCGTTCACAGGAGGGATAA
- a CDS encoding SIMPL domain-containing protein, whose translation MNPKTCLRLLCTPLAFIPVFLPALALAGEVSLKGEGSVRYQPDSARLQFTASAEHELPQKATEQVATLMGQWREAIDEYQARLQDYSDANVNLYSRTLPPRDRDEEPRTRAVASQTVSFQINDLALLNPLLEQAQSIGLTYHLGPNQFFHSDEDGLERQALANAIADARSRCDFVAEQLQQSCGEVVSINVDGGFRPMPMRMAEAKGSADTVTNVGVREVTATVNATFKLN comes from the coding sequence ATGAACCCAAAGACCTGCCTACGACTGCTCTGCACCCCACTGGCCTTTATACCGGTCTTTTTACCGGCACTCGCCCTGGCCGGCGAAGTGTCACTGAAAGGAGAAGGCAGCGTACGCTATCAGCCCGACAGCGCCCGACTGCAATTTACCGCCAGCGCTGAACATGAACTGCCGCAGAAGGCCACCGAACAGGTCGCCACGCTCATGGGTCAGTGGCGCGAGGCCATCGACGAATACCAGGCCCGGCTTCAGGACTATTCCGACGCGAATGTGAATCTGTACAGCCGAACCCTGCCGCCCAGAGACCGCGATGAAGAGCCCCGGACCCGTGCCGTGGCCTCACAGACGGTCTCGTTCCAGATCAACGATCTTGCCCTGCTCAACCCCCTACTTGAACAGGCCCAATCCATCGGCCTGACCTATCACCTCGGACCGAACCAGTTTTTCCACTCAGACGAAGACGGGCTGGAGCGCCAGGCCCTGGCCAATGCCATCGCCGATGCTCGTTCGCGCTGCGACTTCGTGGCCGAACAGCTGCAACAGAGCTGCGGCGAGGTGGTTTCGATCAACGTGGATGGCGGTTTCCGGCCCATGCCCATGAGGATGGCAGAGGCCAAGGGTAGCGCCGACACCGTGACCAACGTGGGTGTCCGGGAGGTCACCGCCACGGTCAACGCCACCTTCAAGCTGAACTGA
- a CDS encoding translocation/assembly module TamB domain-containing protein yields the protein MTEQREPGGPDQQGQDTNTEDKARRSGWFWLLVALAVLILLPVVLMAVILLALRSETGTAWVIDQIPGLEVTDGRGSLLGQWQASEVVWQGFGVNVEVESALIDWSPSCLLQAQICLDTLRAKHLDVRVQPSSETEEPTQEIELPALELPVGVRVGDVNLGPFSLNGSRVWDRLELSAGGSGADWQLESGLYQLGDYKVTASGRVTTRRDWPVDLNVQATLPPPSGDRWAVDLNLSGSARDLRISGQSRGYLDATLEGEVAPLDTTLPARLRITSKQFRAMDSVPDTLVLKDWFVAADGSLASGFQTRGEATLPGSEGPISLSLSGKVDTESATDVNLVLSTRTSEGEGQASVRGQVSWRDGLEARAELALSRFPWYSLLPDIEKPAVALNRVDGSVSWSNGQYQASVEADVDGPQGKATLSSDVDGDLEKVTLTDLQVKTEAGSVAGKGKVAFAGPVSWQAALKLDDFNPGYWLPALSASLSGDIKTEGQVREGTIPLIEARWDLGGQWQDKPASASGTLDTSSGNWEVSALQVSVGENELVGSGAWGDRLRGEFNLALPAPGDLLDGLAGQLNAELNVAGTPDDPSGTLTASAKKLAWQDTVTVANLDVDAAVKPGLRINTTIRAKEVAASGQTLESLDIAVSGTRDEHRLEALLEHADASVRVLFRGGFDGDTWTAWQGALAEGLIEIPDHDQRWTLQSPAALAYKAAGKGELTVGQHCWRWQQSTVCADDQTLLPTPDLAYRINNFPATALDPLLPERLRWQGRLNGEIDVTLPDSGPAGQIRIDAGSGEFEVQVEEQWEPLSYDRFVTVLTLKPDRADLDVQLAGPKLGELSAQVAVDPRSAKRELVGQYSLTGLDISLAGIFAGLEEVSGQIDGQGTLSGPLMKPAVNGQLDLTNGRVVDPTLPIPLEDVAISLALNGYSADISGKIRSNDRSEITLEGSVDWADAPEGQVRISGDRIPFSLEPYAQVELAPDLTIGFQRGELRVAGEVGVPRGSIEIRGLPEQAITVSEDEVIVGVEREEPVIKNLDMNVTVVVGEDRVTFDAFGVTGDLEGTLRIGNNLDTRGTLRLVNGTYEKFGQELELRTARILFVGNLTQPYLNIEAVRTVDTVVAGIRLSGPVQSPTTEVFSTPDMPQTDALSYIILGRAPESRGDEGQMSGAAISLGLTQANKVTGKLGEEFGIDRLTLEAEGSGEQTSVVASGYLTEELSVRYGVGVFEPITTVALRYDLGRYFYLEAASGLAASLDIFYTRDF from the coding sequence GTGACCGAACAGCGCGAACCGGGTGGCCCCGACCAGCAGGGTCAGGACACCAACACAGAGGATAAGGCTCGCCGATCCGGCTGGTTTTGGCTGCTGGTGGCCCTGGCCGTTCTGATTCTGTTGCCCGTGGTGCTTATGGCCGTGATTTTGCTGGCGCTCAGATCAGAAACCGGCACCGCGTGGGTGATTGATCAGATCCCTGGCCTGGAGGTGACAGACGGCCGCGGCTCACTGCTGGGCCAGTGGCAGGCGTCGGAGGTGGTCTGGCAAGGCTTTGGCGTGAATGTGGAAGTGGAGTCGGCGCTGATTGACTGGTCCCCTTCCTGTCTGCTGCAAGCACAAATTTGTCTCGATACTCTCCGGGCCAAGCATCTGGACGTTCGGGTTCAACCCTCGTCCGAGACTGAAGAGCCCACCCAAGAGATAGAGTTGCCGGCGCTGGAGTTGCCGGTGGGGGTCCGCGTAGGGGACGTTAATCTGGGACCGTTCAGCCTGAATGGCAGCCGGGTCTGGGATCGTCTGGAGTTGTCGGCCGGCGGCTCAGGCGCGGACTGGCAACTGGAAAGCGGGCTTTACCAACTCGGTGACTATAAGGTCACTGCCTCCGGCCGGGTGACTACACGTCGAGACTGGCCTGTAGACCTCAATGTGCAAGCGACCCTGCCGCCACCATCCGGTGATCGCTGGGCGGTCGACCTGAATCTGAGCGGCAGTGCTCGGGATCTCAGGATCTCGGGACAAAGCCGTGGCTATCTGGATGCCACGCTGGAAGGTGAGGTTGCACCGCTGGATACAACCCTGCCGGCCCGCCTCCGCATCACGTCAAAACAGTTCAGGGCCATGGATTCGGTGCCCGATACCCTGGTGCTGAAGGACTGGTTTGTGGCGGCCGATGGCAGTCTGGCTTCAGGATTCCAGACCCGAGGTGAGGCGACCCTGCCAGGCTCTGAAGGGCCGATCTCGCTTTCTCTGTCCGGCAAAGTCGACACCGAATCCGCCACCGACGTGAATCTGGTGCTATCCACCCGCACTTCGGAAGGAGAAGGGCAGGCGAGTGTGCGCGGACAGGTGAGCTGGCGGGACGGACTGGAGGCCAGAGCTGAACTGGCACTTAGCCGTTTCCCCTGGTACTCGTTGCTGCCCGATATCGAGAAACCCGCTGTTGCGCTGAATCGGGTGGATGGCTCGGTGAGCTGGTCGAATGGCCAGTATCAGGCCAGTGTCGAGGCGGATGTGGACGGTCCTCAAGGCAAGGCAACACTGTCGTCGGACGTGGACGGTGACCTGGAAAAGGTCACACTGACCGACCTCCAGGTAAAGACGGAGGCGGGATCGGTGGCCGGCAAGGGTAAGGTGGCATTCGCTGGCCCGGTGTCCTGGCAGGCGGCGCTGAAACTTGACGATTTCAACCCCGGTTATTGGCTCCCGGCCCTCAGTGCTAGCCTCAGCGGCGATATCAAAACTGAGGGTCAGGTCCGGGAAGGCACCATTCCGCTGATTGAGGCCCGCTGGGATCTAGGCGGGCAATGGCAGGACAAGCCGGCAAGTGCCAGCGGTACCCTGGATACCTCATCCGGGAATTGGGAGGTCTCTGCGCTTCAGGTGTCGGTTGGCGAGAACGAACTGGTGGGTTCCGGGGCCTGGGGCGATCGGTTGCGTGGCGAGTTTAACCTGGCGTTGCCGGCTCCCGGCGACCTTCTGGACGGCCTGGCCGGCCAGTTGAATGCGGAGCTGAATGTTGCCGGTACGCCTGACGATCCCTCCGGAACCTTAACCGCCAGCGCGAAAAAGCTGGCCTGGCAAGACACTGTGACCGTCGCCAATCTGGACGTCGATGCCGCGGTGAAACCCGGTCTCCGGATCAATACGACCATTCGGGCGAAAGAAGTCGCGGCCTCTGGGCAGACTCTGGAGTCGCTGGATATTGCCGTCTCGGGAACCCGGGACGAGCATCGGTTGGAAGCCCTGCTTGAGCATGCCGATGCGTCGGTTCGCGTGCTGTTTAGGGGTGGTTTTGACGGTGACACCTGGACCGCCTGGCAGGGTGCGCTCGCAGAGGGGCTGATCGAAATTCCAGATCATGATCAGCGCTGGACTCTGCAAAGCCCGGCGGCCTTGGCCTACAAGGCGGCAGGAAAAGGTGAGCTTACGGTGGGTCAGCATTGCTGGCGTTGGCAGCAAAGTACTGTTTGCGCCGACGATCAGACCCTTCTTCCGACGCCTGACCTGGCCTATCGGATTAACAATTTCCCCGCTACGGCCCTGGATCCCCTGCTGCCAGAGCGTCTGCGCTGGCAAGGTCGGCTGAATGGCGAAATTGACGTTACCCTGCCTGACAGTGGCCCAGCCGGTCAGATCAGGATCGATGCCGGCAGTGGGGAGTTTGAGGTTCAGGTCGAAGAGCAGTGGGAGCCTCTCAGTTACGATCGTTTTGTTACTGTTTTAACGCTGAAGCCGGACCGGGCTGATCTCGACGTTCAGCTCGCCGGGCCGAAACTGGGGGAGTTGTCAGCACAGGTAGCTGTCGATCCCAGATCGGCGAAGCGGGAGTTGGTAGGACAGTACAGTCTGACAGGACTGGATATTTCCCTGGCCGGTATTTTTGCCGGCCTGGAAGAGGTGTCCGGCCAGATTGATGGCCAGGGCACCTTGTCCGGACCGCTAATGAAGCCGGCGGTGAACGGCCAGCTAGATCTGACCAATGGGCGTGTCGTCGACCCGACCTTGCCAATTCCGCTTGAGGACGTGGCGATCAGTCTGGCATTGAACGGATACTCAGCGGACATCAGTGGCAAAATTCGCAGTAATGACCGCAGTGAGATCACCCTGGAAGGGTCGGTGGACTGGGCGGATGCTCCGGAAGGGCAGGTGAGGATATCCGGTGATCGGATTCCGTTCAGCCTCGAGCCCTATGCCCAGGTTGAGTTGGCGCCCGATCTCACCATTGGATTCCAGCGCGGCGAACTCCGGGTTGCCGGTGAAGTGGGCGTGCCCCGCGGCAGCATTGAAATCAGAGGGCTGCCGGAGCAGGCGATTACCGTCTCCGAGGACGAAGTGATCGTCGGGGTGGAGCGGGAAGAGCCGGTTATCAAGAACCTGGATATGAATGTCACTGTAGTCGTCGGCGAAGACCGGGTCACCTTTGATGCCTTTGGCGTAACTGGCGATCTTGAGGGCACGCTGCGGATTGGCAACAACCTGGACACCCGGGGCACCCTGAGGCTGGTTAACGGCACGTACGAGAAGTTTGGCCAGGAACTGGAGCTGCGTACCGCCCGCATCCTGTTTGTCGGCAATCTGACCCAGCCTTATCTGAACATTGAAGCTGTGCGCACCGTGGACACGGTGGTGGCGGGTATTCGATTGAGCGGACCGGTGCAGTCGCCCACTACCGAGGTGTTTTCGACGCCGGATATGCCCCAGACCGACGCTCTGTCCTACATCATTCTCGGACGCGCACCGGAAAGTCGGGGCGATGAAGGTCAGATGAGTGGTGCCGCCATTTCTCTGGGGCTGACTCAGGCGAATAAAGTGACCGGGAAGCTGGGGGAAGAGTTTGGTATTGATCGGCTGACACTTGAGGCGGAGGGCAGCGGCGAGCAGACCTCAGTGGTGGCCAGTGGCTACCTGACCGAGGAACTCAGTGTCCGTTACGGGGTCGGGGTGTTCGAGCCGATCACCACCGTGGCTCTGCGTTATGATCTGGGCCGGTATTTTTATCTGGAGGCGGCCAGTGGCCTGGCCGCCTCCCTGGATATCTTCTACACCCGGGATTTCTGA
- a CDS encoding autotransporter assembly complex protein TamA, producing the protein MLSRNHVVTTGRRRLLALLILWLPLSGWAQQVEVKVEGDYPALKTNAEAFIGEVEGRNATNLRRYASTAVDQASKALRALGYYEPQITWRVEEGDSDDGARLILTIRPGEPVRVTSRTVEIRGAASSDSQFTDNLPKQPAEGDVLNHGEYNSLRDTIQTRARQRGYFDGSFVEKRLTVNPEDRTAEVTLVYESGERYQLGEVTFTEGHYFESDLLHDFVTFEPGTSYHTDKVAELNRDLSSSGYFSGVDIDAVPSQAVDGVIPVSVTVTRRPPRSVGVGVGFSTDVGPRFRANWREHWINPMGHKRGADTELSVPRQNVSAWYELPLEPPMTDLIRLTAGYQREDIENVESELLTFGQQWQHELDNGWLQVLSLRWEGERFNIGDEESGTSSLFLPGAGYSRRYADTALDPSKGYRLQFDVTGAHRAVLSTVDVLHASALAKGLYTIFDNHRFLGRLQAGGVATNSFEDVPPSLRFFAGGDQSVRGYGYETLSPENENGVPVGGRFLLVGSVEYQYQFADQWRAALFVDHGNAVNDLFDPLATGAGIGVRWISPVGPLRLDVAKGLNPEFGGGWRIHFSMGPEL; encoded by the coding sequence ATGCTTTCTAGAAACCATGTTGTGACAACAGGCCGGCGCCGGCTCCTCGCACTTCTGATCCTGTGGTTGCCACTGTCCGGTTGGGCCCAACAGGTCGAGGTCAAGGTCGAGGGCGACTATCCGGCACTCAAAACCAATGCTGAAGCCTTTATCGGCGAGGTTGAGGGGCGTAACGCTACGAACCTGCGGCGTTATGCGTCGACGGCGGTCGACCAGGCGAGCAAGGCCTTGCGGGCCCTGGGTTACTACGAGCCGCAGATCACCTGGCGTGTGGAGGAGGGCGATTCCGATGACGGCGCTAGACTGATCCTGACCATCCGGCCCGGCGAACCCGTGCGGGTGACGTCGCGAACCGTGGAAATCCGCGGCGCAGCCTCGAGTGACAGCCAGTTCACCGACAATCTGCCCAAACAGCCGGCCGAGGGCGATGTCCTCAATCACGGCGAGTACAATAGTCTGCGCGATACCATCCAGACTCGTGCCCGTCAGCGGGGTTATTTCGATGGCAGCTTCGTTGAAAAACGCCTGACGGTAAATCCCGAAGATCGCACCGCTGAGGTAACTCTGGTGTACGAAAGTGGTGAGCGATACCAGTTGGGCGAGGTCACCTTTACCGAAGGCCATTATTTCGAGTCCGACCTGCTCCATGATTTCGTTACCTTCGAGCCTGGCACTTCCTACCACACTGACAAAGTTGCCGAGCTGAACCGGGATCTCTCCAGCAGCGGGTATTTTTCTGGGGTCGATATTGATGCCGTTCCAAGCCAGGCCGTGGATGGCGTGATTCCCGTGTCTGTTACGGTAACTCGGCGCCCGCCGCGCTCAGTCGGGGTAGGGGTGGGTTTCTCGACCGATGTCGGGCCCCGGTTCCGGGCCAACTGGCGCGAACATTGGATCAACCCCATGGGTCACAAGCGTGGCGCAGACACCGAGCTGTCTGTACCGCGCCAGAACGTGAGTGCCTGGTACGAACTGCCGCTGGAGCCCCCCATGACCGATCTGATCCGGCTGACCGCCGGTTATCAGCGGGAAGATATTGAGAACGTGGAGTCGGAACTGCTGACGTTTGGCCAGCAGTGGCAACATGAGCTGGACAACGGCTGGCTTCAGGTGCTGTCCCTGCGCTGGGAGGGTGAGCGCTTCAACATTGGCGATGAGGAGTCCGGCACCAGTAGCCTGTTTTTGCCCGGGGCAGGCTATTCCAGGCGTTACGCCGACACGGCACTGGACCCGTCGAAGGGTTACCGCCTGCAGTTTGATGTCACAGGCGCCCATCGGGCGGTGTTGTCGACTGTGGATGTGCTGCACGCGAGCGCGTTGGCCAAGGGGCTGTATACCATCTTCGATAATCACCGATTCCTGGGGCGCCTTCAGGCCGGTGGCGTTGCCACCAACAGTTTTGAAGATGTGCCGCCGTCGCTCCGGTTCTTCGCGGGTGGCGACCAGAGTGTGCGCGGCTATGGTTATGAAACCCTGTCGCCTGAAAACGAAAACGGGGTTCCGGTCGGTGGTCGTTTCCTGCTGGTGGGCAGTGTCGAATATCAGTACCAGTTTGCCGACCAATGGCGAGCGGCGCTGTTCGTGGATCACGGCAACGCTGTCAACGATTTGTTCGATCCACTGGCTACCGGTGCCGGCATTGGTGTGCGTTGGATCAGTCCCGTGGGGCCACTGCGCCTGGATGTGGCGAAAGGCCTGAATCCGGAATTTGGCGGCGGCTGGCGTATCCACTTTTCCATGGGGCCTGAATTGTGA
- a CDS encoding amidase, giving the protein MNSMHYQPAHELLSELEAGRITSESLTTALLERIHQQNGSINAVVTLDEERALSRARESDQQRAAGQATGPLHGLPMTLKDTWEVTGMTTTAGAPALQTHVPEKHADIAQRLEAAGAIIIGKTNVPIYATDLQSYNKLFGVTNNPYNTDHSPGGSSGGAAAALASGMTTLEVGSDLAGSIRTPAHFCGVFGHKPTRDLVSLRGHIPGPPGTQSRPDLAVGGPMARCSQDLELLLDVIAAPRPADARSWALAMEPAKLETLAQARVGLWLDDPLCPIETELSVGYRDLAGKLEGLGALVAEPNHRLLNLEHILPAYFNLLGSLLATSLKPSQRRQMKWIAHLEPWLKFFGPVTPFIGEYARGVNQAAHQWASWNELREKMRVEIESLFEEFDVLLTPVTPTTAIRHDHSQPVFKRRIMVAGQPRAYMDQFCWIALATLLGLPATSVPVGVSAHGLPYNIQVIGAPGRDLTTLKFSQLLEAAGLAAFRQPPEHD; this is encoded by the coding sequence ATGAATTCGATGCATTACCAACCCGCACATGAGCTGCTGTCTGAATTGGAAGCCGGGCGCATTACCAGTGAGAGCCTGACCACGGCGTTGCTCGAGCGCATTCACCAGCAAAACGGCAGCATCAACGCCGTAGTGACTCTGGACGAGGAACGGGCGCTGAGCCGGGCCCGGGAATCCGATCAGCAGCGGGCAGCCGGTCAGGCCACCGGGCCATTGCATGGTCTTCCGATGACCCTTAAGGACACCTGGGAAGTGACTGGCATGACCACCACCGCCGGGGCTCCGGCACTGCAAACCCACGTGCCGGAAAAGCACGCCGACATTGCCCAACGTCTGGAAGCGGCTGGGGCCATTATCATCGGCAAGACCAATGTGCCGATCTACGCCACCGATCTGCAGAGCTACAACAAGCTCTTTGGCGTAACCAACAACCCCTACAATACCGACCACTCCCCCGGTGGCTCGTCCGGCGGTGCCGCCGCTGCCCTGGCCAGTGGCATGACAACACTGGAAGTGGGCAGTGACCTGGCCGGCTCTATTCGCACGCCGGCGCATTTCTGCGGGGTGTTCGGCCACAAACCGACCCGGGACCTGGTTTCTTTGCGGGGCCATATCCCCGGGCCGCCCGGGACCCAGTCGCGCCCGGATCTGGCGGTAGGCGGGCCAATGGCCCGCTGCAGCCAAGATCTGGAACTGCTGTTGGACGTTATTGCGGCCCCCCGCCCGGCCGACGCCCGCAGCTGGGCGCTGGCAATGGAGCCCGCCAAATTGGAAACACTGGCTCAGGCCAGGGTCGGGCTTTGGCTGGACGATCCCCTGTGCCCCATTGAGACTGAACTCAGCGTCGGCTACCGGGACCTGGCTGGCAAACTCGAAGGCCTGGGAGCGCTGGTGGCAGAACCAAACCATCGCCTACTCAATCTCGAACACATACTGCCCGCCTACTTCAATCTGCTGGGCAGTTTGCTCGCCACTTCATTGAAACCCTCACAGCGCCGCCAGATGAAATGGATTGCCCATCTGGAGCCCTGGTTAAAGTTCTTTGGCCCGGTCACTCCGTTTATTGGCGAATACGCCCGTGGCGTGAACCAGGCTGCGCATCAGTGGGCCTCCTGGAACGAACTGCGCGAGAAAATGCGAGTCGAGATTGAATCCCTGTTCGAAGAATTTGACGTTCTGCTTACGCCGGTTACCCCCACCACGGCGATCCGGCACGATCACAGCCAGCCGGTGTTCAAGCGTCGAATCATGGTGGCGGGGCAACCCCGGGCATACATGGACCAGTTCTGCTGGATTGCCCTGGCCACTCTGCTCGGTCTGCCCGCGACATCGGTACCCGTGGGTGTTTCCGCCCACGGACTGCCCTACAACATCCAGGTGATTGGTGCACCGGGCCGGGATCTGACCACCCTGAAATTTTCCCAGCTGCTGGAGGCAGCGGGACTGGCGGCATTCAGGCAGCCACCGGAACATGACTGA
- a CDS encoding putative bifunctional diguanylate cyclase/phosphodiesterase has protein sequence MLNPLRRLFSVVEALNLLPRHEYKEAKQKLNRQPGVLQDELSLLEKSTRFVTQELEALHIEVEDKNHSLQEQIAVITRSRAFLERLIDSSHLFIVTQNFDGTILTCNTRFENEFKRPTANFTDLFMSDESRKLFQDRVDLLKGGHCEVIQLDAEFANDQGLPIYLDWTCSIVDDEKGRNIILAIGIDLTQRKRDEEALEWLANNDPLTGIGNRRGFQHDLQKVLDTQRNGAVVFIDVNRFKQINDLYGHTVGDNVLIQIAESLRASVRSTDSISRLAGDEFTVVLPNITAEQLEKLLHKLSSKLNGQLFLNNDGRWVEYSVSVGAALIPQHGTVEQELIVHADMAMYQAKKKGGEQWQIFDPATNDLADIRRDHDLISLLKQALKRTDLFELNYQPIYSIKSETVSHYEVLLRLKDLNGNPVFPNEFIPAAERMGLIGLVDEWVLDHSISKLATTWQAGHTFSLSINISAPTLQSNTFPEILNNLIRKYRVDPSHIIIELTETAYIENFQMVLTNLERISESGVLVALDDFGVGFSSFSYLKKLPLSYVKLDGSYILDLENNPDNQVFVESLNKMVNAFGMRTIAEFVEDEITLKKLEELGVEYAQGYYIGKPSPKLLEMVAGAGFEPTTFGL, from the coding sequence ATGCTCAACCCACTTCGCCGGCTGTTTTCTGTGGTCGAGGCTCTGAACCTGCTACCCAGGCACGAATATAAGGAAGCCAAGCAAAAGCTCAACAGACAGCCAGGAGTATTGCAGGACGAACTCTCGTTGCTGGAGAAAAGCACTCGGTTTGTAACCCAGGAACTCGAAGCCCTGCACATTGAAGTTGAGGACAAGAACCACTCCTTGCAGGAGCAGATTGCGGTGATCACCCGATCACGGGCCTTCCTGGAACGACTCATCGACAGCTCGCACCTGTTCATCGTTACCCAGAATTTTGATGGCACGATCCTTACCTGCAACACCCGCTTCGAAAATGAGTTCAAACGGCCGACGGCGAATTTCACCGACCTGTTCATGTCTGACGAAAGCCGAAAGCTGTTCCAGGATCGAGTTGATCTACTGAAAGGCGGTCACTGCGAGGTCATCCAGCTGGATGCGGAATTTGCCAACGACCAGGGACTGCCAATTTATCTGGACTGGACCTGCTCCATTGTCGACGACGAGAAGGGCCGTAACATAATTCTGGCCATCGGCATCGACCTTACCCAGCGCAAGCGCGATGAAGAAGCCCTCGAATGGCTCGCCAATAATGATCCACTGACCGGCATCGGCAATCGTCGCGGATTCCAGCATGACCTGCAGAAGGTCCTGGATACACAGCGCAACGGTGCAGTGGTCTTCATCGACGTCAATCGATTCAAACAGATCAATGACCTTTACGGTCACACCGTCGGCGACAACGTCCTGATCCAGATTGCCGAGTCTCTGCGCGCCAGCGTCCGCTCCACCGACTCCATCAGTCGCCTGGCGGGCGATGAATTTACCGTGGTGCTGCCTAACATCACTGCAGAACAACTTGAGAAGCTGCTGCACAAACTTTCGTCAAAGCTTAACGGACAGCTTTTCCTGAATAATGATGGGCGCTGGGTAGAATACAGTGTCAGCGTGGGCGCGGCCCTGATTCCCCAACATGGCACTGTCGAGCAGGAGCTTATTGTCCATGCGGACATGGCCATGTATCAGGCGAAAAAGAAAGGCGGCGAGCAGTGGCAGATTTTCGATCCGGCCACGAATGACCTTGCCGATATCCGCCGGGACCACGATCTGATATCACTGCTGAAACAGGCACTGAAGCGCACGGACCTGTTTGAACTGAACTATCAGCCGATCTACTCCATCAAGAGCGAAACGGTCAGCCATTACGAGGTGTTGCTAAGGCTGAAAGACCTGAACGGCAACCCGGTCTTCCCCAATGAGTTCATTCCAGCCGCAGAACGCATGGGCTTAATCGGGCTGGTGGATGAGTGGGTACTGGATCACTCCATCAGCAAGCTCGCCACCACCTGGCAGGCAGGGCACACTTTCAGCCTGTCGATTAACATCTCGGCGCCCACCCTGCAGTCGAACACCTTCCCGGAAATTCTGAACAACCTGATTCGTAAGTATCGGGTGGATCCCAGCCACATCATCATTGAGCTGACAGAAACCGCTTACATCGAGAACTTCCAGATGGTGCTGACCAACCTTGAGCGCATCAGCGAATCGGGCGTACTGGTTGCCCTGGACGACTTCGGGGTAGGTTTCTCATCGTTCAGCTATCTGAAAAAGCTGCCATTGAGCTACGTAAAGCTGGACGGCTCATACATTCTGGATCTGGAGAATAACCCGGACAATCAAGTGTTCGTGGAAAGCCTGAACAAGATGGTCAATGCCTTCGGCATGCGAACGATTGCAGAGTTTGTAGAAGATGAGATAACGCTGAAGAAACTAGAGGAACTGGGCGTTGAATATGCTCAAGGCTACTATATCGGTAAGCCTTCACCCAAACTTTTGGAAATGGTAGCGGGGGCAGGATTCGAACCTACGACCTTCGGGTTATGA